AACGTCCATCGTTAGTTGTCAGAATAGAGAGCAGATTGTCTGCATCCTGATACACGCTGTAGAGATTTACAGCATTTATGACGCCAATCATAACAACAAGGATCAGTAAAAGAGATAACATAGCCGTTATCACAAATTTTTTCCTAAGCTTTTTAACCATTGTTAAGCCTCATGATCAGAAAATAGAGAAAATGGAAGAATAAGTTACAGATCAGGTTTCGCTTATAGAGTAGCCAAGACCACGTGAGGCCTTGATTTCGCATGTTGCATCAAGAGAAGCCAGTTTCTTGCGAAGATTTGATACATAGACCCAGACAACATTAACGTCAGCTTCTCCGTCAGCCCATATGCGGTCCATAAAGTTATCAACTGAAATAATTCTTCCGGGAGATGTCATGAGAAGTTCCATCATCTGGAATTCCCTGCCTGAGAGACGGATCTTGTCATGCCCGGGAGTAGATAATTCATAACCTGCCCTGTCAAGAGTAAGGTTACCACAGGTGAGATTTGGCTGAGAAAAATCTGCTTTGCGCCTTAGCATTGCGCGCACTCTGGCCAGAAGCTCTCCCATGTCAAAGGGCTTGGGAAGATAGTCATCAGCACCAAGGTCAAGACCTCGAATTCTGTCGTCGACTTCCGTTTTGGCAGTAAGGAATAAAACCGGAGTAGAGAGGCCTTTTTCACGAATTTTCTTGAGAACCTCAGTTCCGTCCATTCCGGGCATCATGATATCAAGAATGATGCCGTCATAGTCACCCGCTAGGGCATAA
The sequence above is a segment of the Butyrivibrio proteoclasticus B316 genome. Coding sequences within it:
- a CDS encoding response regulator transcription factor: MKLLIADDETELVNALVAILKHSNYTVDAVYNGTDALDYALAGDYDGIILDIMMPGMDGTEVLKKIREKGLSTPVLFLTAKTEVDDRIRGLDLGADDYLPKPFDMGELLARVRAMLRRKADFSQPNLTCGNLTLDRAGYELSTPGHDKIRLSGREFQMMELLMTSPGRIISVDNFMDRIWADGEADVNVVWVYVSNLRKKLASLDATCEIKASRGLGYSISET